A portion of the Magnolia sinica isolate HGM2019 chromosome 17, MsV1, whole genome shotgun sequence genome contains these proteins:
- the LOC131231849 gene encoding syntaxin-43-like isoform X4, with protein sequence MATRNRTTLYRKYRDSLRTVRCPAISSSSSRSTPSSSAAGGPVIELATSSLLPPNRSYAPLSTDDPGISRGALTVGLPPAWVDVSEEIAANMQRARTKMAELVKAHSKALMPSFGDGKEDQHVIEVLTQEITHLLKQSGKRLQKLSASGTSEDSSVRKNVQRSLATDLKNLSTELRKKQSAYLKRLQQQREGQDGVDLEMNLSKVEDDDFSDVGFNEYQMSKLKRSEAFTAEREREITQVVESVNELAQIMKDLSVLVIDQGTIVDRIDYNIQNVAASVEEGFKQLQKAEKIQRKGGMVMCTTVLVIMCFIMLVLLILKEIFL encoded by the exons ATGGCGACGAGAAATCGAACCACGTTGTACAGAAAATACCGAGACAGTCTACGTACCGTCCGTTGCCCGGCGATCTCTTCCTCTTCGTCTCGGTCTACTCCATCTTCTTCTGCCGCGGGTGGGCCCGTGATCGAGCTAGCCACCTCGTCGCTGCTGCCTCCCAACCGTTCGTACGCTCCGCTCAGCACTGACGATCCTGGAATTTCCAG GGGCGCTCTTACAGTGGGTCTACCTCCAGCTTGGGTGGATGTTTCCGAGGAAATAGCTGCAAATATGCAACGGGCACGGACAAAAATGGCAGAGCTAGTCAAGGCGCATTCCAAGGCATTAATGCCCTCTTTTGGAGATGGCAAAGAAGATCAGCATGTGATTGAGGTCCTTACTCAAGAGATAACACATTTGTTAAAGCAGTCCGGGAAGAGATTACAGAAACTTTCTGCAAGTGGGACTTCTGAGGATTCAAGTGTCAGAAAAAATGTACAG CGGTCTCTTGCAACTGACCTTAAGAATCTTTCAACAGAGCTTCGGAAAAAACAATCTGCTTATTTGAAGCGCCTCCAACAGCAAAGAGAG GGTCAAGATGGGGTTGACTTGGAGATGAATTTATCCAAGGTGGAAGATGATGACTTTAGTGATGTG GGTTTTAATGAGTACCAAATGTCCAAGCTGAAAAGAAGTGAGGCATTCACggcagaaagggagagagagatcactcag GTTGTCGAATCAGTAAATGAGCTTGCCCAAATCATGAAGGATCTCTCAGTCCTAGTCATAGACCAG GGGACCATCGTCGATCGGATTGACTACAACATTCAGAATGTGGCAGCTTCAGTGGAGGAAGGCTTTAAGCAGTTGCAGAAG GCAGAGAAAATACAGAGAAAGGGAGGAATGGTGATGTGTACGACGGTACTCGTAATCATGTGCTTCATCATGCTGGTTCTTCTAATTCTCAAGGAGATATTCTTGTGA
- the LOC131231849 gene encoding tlg2p-like protein a isoform X1 — MATRNRTTLYRKYRDSLRTVRCPAISSSSSRSTPSSSAAGGPVIELATSSLLPPNRSYAPLSTDDPGISSRGALTVGLPPAWVDVSEEIAANMQRARTKMAELVKAHSKALMPSFGDGKEDQHVIEVLTQEITHLLKQSGKRLQKLSASGTSEDSSVRKNVQRSLATDLKNLSTELRKKQSAYLKRLQQQREGQDGVDLEMNLSKVEDDDFSDVGFNEYQMSKLKRSEAFTAEREREITQVVESVNELAQIMKDLSVLVIDQGTIVDRIDYNIQNVAASVEEGFKQLQKAEKIQRKGGMVMCTTPPLRNKKFVGPTLQKLFRTAPFVG, encoded by the exons ATGGCGACGAGAAATCGAACCACGTTGTACAGAAAATACCGAGACAGTCTACGTACCGTCCGTTGCCCGGCGATCTCTTCCTCTTCGTCTCGGTCTACTCCATCTTCTTCTGCCGCGGGTGGGCCCGTGATCGAGCTAGCCACCTCGTCGCTGCTGCCTCCCAACCGTTCGTACGCTCCGCTCAGCACTGACGATCCTGGAATTTCCAG TAGGGGCGCTCTTACAGTGGGTCTACCTCCAGCTTGGGTGGATGTTTCCGAGGAAATAGCTGCAAATATGCAACGGGCACGGACAAAAATGGCAGAGCTAGTCAAGGCGCATTCCAAGGCATTAATGCCCTCTTTTGGAGATGGCAAAGAAGATCAGCATGTGATTGAGGTCCTTACTCAAGAGATAACACATTTGTTAAAGCAGTCCGGGAAGAGATTACAGAAACTTTCTGCAAGTGGGACTTCTGAGGATTCAAGTGTCAGAAAAAATGTACAG CGGTCTCTTGCAACTGACCTTAAGAATCTTTCAACAGAGCTTCGGAAAAAACAATCTGCTTATTTGAAGCGCCTCCAACAGCAAAGAGAG GGTCAAGATGGGGTTGACTTGGAGATGAATTTATCCAAGGTGGAAGATGATGACTTTAGTGATGTG GGTTTTAATGAGTACCAAATGTCCAAGCTGAAAAGAAGTGAGGCATTCACggcagaaagggagagagagatcactcag GTTGTCGAATCAGTAAATGAGCTTGCCCAAATCATGAAGGATCTCTCAGTCCTAGTCATAGACCAG GGGACCATCGTCGATCGGATTGACTACAACATTCAGAATGTGGCAGCTTCAGTGGAGGAAGGCTTTAAGCAGTTGCAGAAG GCAGAGAAAATACAGAGAAAGGGAGGAATGGTGATGTGTACGACG CCTCCCCTGAGAAACAAAaaatttgtgggacccacactaCAGAAGCTCTTCAGAACAGCTCCGTTTGTCGGCTAG
- the LOC131231849 gene encoding syntaxin-43-like isoform X3, translating into MATRNRTTLYRKYRDSLRTVRCPAISSSSSRSTPSSSAAGGPVIELATSSLLPPNRSYAPLSTDDPGISSRGALTVGLPPAWVDVSEEIAANMQRARTKMAELVKAHSKALMPSFGDGKEDQHVIEVLTQEITHLLKQSGKRLQKLSASGTSEDSSVRKNVQRSLATDLKNLSTELRKKQSAYLKRLQQQREGQDGVDLEMNLSKVEDDDFSDVGFNEYQMSKLKRSEAFTAEREREITQVVESVNELAQIMKDLSVLVIDQGTIVDRIDYNIQNVAASVEEGFKQLQKAEKIQRKGGMVMCTTVLVIMCFIMLVLLILKEIFL; encoded by the exons ATGGCGACGAGAAATCGAACCACGTTGTACAGAAAATACCGAGACAGTCTACGTACCGTCCGTTGCCCGGCGATCTCTTCCTCTTCGTCTCGGTCTACTCCATCTTCTTCTGCCGCGGGTGGGCCCGTGATCGAGCTAGCCACCTCGTCGCTGCTGCCTCCCAACCGTTCGTACGCTCCGCTCAGCACTGACGATCCTGGAATTTCCAG TAGGGGCGCTCTTACAGTGGGTCTACCTCCAGCTTGGGTGGATGTTTCCGAGGAAATAGCTGCAAATATGCAACGGGCACGGACAAAAATGGCAGAGCTAGTCAAGGCGCATTCCAAGGCATTAATGCCCTCTTTTGGAGATGGCAAAGAAGATCAGCATGTGATTGAGGTCCTTACTCAAGAGATAACACATTTGTTAAAGCAGTCCGGGAAGAGATTACAGAAACTTTCTGCAAGTGGGACTTCTGAGGATTCAAGTGTCAGAAAAAATGTACAG CGGTCTCTTGCAACTGACCTTAAGAATCTTTCAACAGAGCTTCGGAAAAAACAATCTGCTTATTTGAAGCGCCTCCAACAGCAAAGAGAG GGTCAAGATGGGGTTGACTTGGAGATGAATTTATCCAAGGTGGAAGATGATGACTTTAGTGATGTG GGTTTTAATGAGTACCAAATGTCCAAGCTGAAAAGAAGTGAGGCATTCACggcagaaagggagagagagatcactcag GTTGTCGAATCAGTAAATGAGCTTGCCCAAATCATGAAGGATCTCTCAGTCCTAGTCATAGACCAG GGGACCATCGTCGATCGGATTGACTACAACATTCAGAATGTGGCAGCTTCAGTGGAGGAAGGCTTTAAGCAGTTGCAGAAG GCAGAGAAAATACAGAGAAAGGGAGGAATGGTGATGTGTACGACGGTACTCGTAATCATGTGCTTCATCATGCTGGTTCTTCTAATTCTCAAGGAGATATTCTTGTGA
- the LOC131231849 gene encoding tlg2p-like protein a isoform X2, whose amino-acid sequence MATRNRTTLYRKYRDSLRTVRCPAISSSSSRSTPSSSAAGGPVIELATSSLLPPNRSYAPLSTDDPGISRGALTVGLPPAWVDVSEEIAANMQRARTKMAELVKAHSKALMPSFGDGKEDQHVIEVLTQEITHLLKQSGKRLQKLSASGTSEDSSVRKNVQRSLATDLKNLSTELRKKQSAYLKRLQQQREGQDGVDLEMNLSKVEDDDFSDVGFNEYQMSKLKRSEAFTAEREREITQVVESVNELAQIMKDLSVLVIDQGTIVDRIDYNIQNVAASVEEGFKQLQKAEKIQRKGGMVMCTTPPLRNKKFVGPTLQKLFRTAPFVG is encoded by the exons ATGGCGACGAGAAATCGAACCACGTTGTACAGAAAATACCGAGACAGTCTACGTACCGTCCGTTGCCCGGCGATCTCTTCCTCTTCGTCTCGGTCTACTCCATCTTCTTCTGCCGCGGGTGGGCCCGTGATCGAGCTAGCCACCTCGTCGCTGCTGCCTCCCAACCGTTCGTACGCTCCGCTCAGCACTGACGATCCTGGAATTTCCAG GGGCGCTCTTACAGTGGGTCTACCTCCAGCTTGGGTGGATGTTTCCGAGGAAATAGCTGCAAATATGCAACGGGCACGGACAAAAATGGCAGAGCTAGTCAAGGCGCATTCCAAGGCATTAATGCCCTCTTTTGGAGATGGCAAAGAAGATCAGCATGTGATTGAGGTCCTTACTCAAGAGATAACACATTTGTTAAAGCAGTCCGGGAAGAGATTACAGAAACTTTCTGCAAGTGGGACTTCTGAGGATTCAAGTGTCAGAAAAAATGTACAG CGGTCTCTTGCAACTGACCTTAAGAATCTTTCAACAGAGCTTCGGAAAAAACAATCTGCTTATTTGAAGCGCCTCCAACAGCAAAGAGAG GGTCAAGATGGGGTTGACTTGGAGATGAATTTATCCAAGGTGGAAGATGATGACTTTAGTGATGTG GGTTTTAATGAGTACCAAATGTCCAAGCTGAAAAGAAGTGAGGCATTCACggcagaaagggagagagagatcactcag GTTGTCGAATCAGTAAATGAGCTTGCCCAAATCATGAAGGATCTCTCAGTCCTAGTCATAGACCAG GGGACCATCGTCGATCGGATTGACTACAACATTCAGAATGTGGCAGCTTCAGTGGAGGAAGGCTTTAAGCAGTTGCAGAAG GCAGAGAAAATACAGAGAAAGGGAGGAATGGTGATGTGTACGACG CCTCCCCTGAGAAACAAAaaatttgtgggacccacactaCAGAAGCTCTTCAGAACAGCTCCGTTTGTCGGCTAG